The region TTTTGTTTAATCTGCTGCCTGCCCCGCCTCTCGATGGGTTTCGGATTTCGTGCGAGTTTTTCCCGGAATTTAAGCTTTTGGATGACGCGATCGGGGTATTTCTCTTGATGATTCTGCTACTCATGCCAGCTACAGTCCCCGGATTAGTCAGACTGGCTGATATGGCGATCGCTGTGATGACAGGACTATCGCGATAACGAAGCTGCAAGCAAGACAGCCATACCTGCAACAAGGCGTGAATAAATTTAGCAACACCGACCAATGAATCAATAGAGAGGCTGAGACCCAGAAAAGAACATCTCTTCAGGTGAAAGCCCCTGCCCAACGCCACAAAATTGACCACAAACCTTCATTATTTTCAGGAACTTGTCATCATGTCTACACAAACAATTGCCTCCATGTCTGTTCTTTTCGTTTCTGCAAGTTTACTGACAAGCTTACCCGCCCAAGCTTCGGATACTAATTTTTGCAATCGGGTCTATCAGCAAGTGGCGAATGCTTCATCCAGCCAAAGTTCTAAAGGTCACAACATGCGTGGAGGCATAGGCTATGGACCCATTTCGATTGGTGGTGGCTCTCAATACCATCGCTCAAACGCCGCCAGTCAAGCTGATATCAACACCTATTATGCGATGAACTGCGACAACTACATTCGGGCGATCTATGGTGTGAAGCTGGCAGATATTCTAGCCAGAGAACGTATGAATGCCCACAATAATCGGGTAATGTTCTAGACATGGGGCTAAGGATCAGGGTAAATAGAATTACCAAATCAGTTAGGGTAGTTCAAAACGA is a window of Leptolyngbyaceae cyanobacterium JSC-12 DNA encoding:
- a CDS encoding hypothetical protein (IMG reference gene:2510094811), whose product is MSTQTIASMSVLFVSASLLTSLPAQASDTNFCNRVYQQVANASSSQSSKGHNMRGGIGYGPISIGGGSQYHRSNAASQADINTYYAMNCDNYIRAIYGVKLADILARERMNAHNNRVMF